From Leopardus geoffroyi isolate Oge1 chromosome B4, O.geoffroyi_Oge1_pat1.0, whole genome shotgun sequence, a single genomic window includes:
- the LOC123590572 gene encoding olfactory receptor 6C2-like: MMRNQTITTFILLGLTDDPQFQIPIFMFLFLTYMLSITGNLTIIFLTLLDSHLKTPMYFFLQNFALLEISFTSACIPRYLYNIATGDRSITYNICVTQVFFIDAFGVTEFYLLAIMSYDRYVAICKPLHYVTIINNKVCRRFVLCCWTADVLIILAPLIMIVNLEFCDSNVIDYFFCDSYPILKISCSDTWLLEQMVITCAVLAFITTLLCVVLSYICIIKTILQFPSAQQRKKAFSTCSSHMIVVSITYGSCIFIYVKPSAKESVAINKSVTVLMTSIAPMLNPFIYTLRNKQVRQAFSDSFKRIALPSKK; this comes from the coding sequence ATGATGAGAAACCAGACAATAACAACCTTCATTCTCCTCGGACTGACAGATGACCCTCAATTTCAGATTccaatttttatgtttctatttctcaCTTACATGTTAAGTATAACTGGGAATCTGACCATTATATTCCTCACTTTGCTCGACTCCCACCTTAAAAcacccatgtactttttcctacAGAATTTTGCCTTATTAGAAATTTCATTTACATCTGcttgtattcctaggtatttatacaaCATAGCAACAGGTGATAGATCAATAACTTACAATATTTGTGTCACTCAAGTGTTTTTTATTGATGCATTTGGGGTAACAGAATTTTATCTTTTGGCCATCATGTCTTATgatcgctatgtggccatctgcaaaccccTGCATTATGTAACCATCATCAACAACAAAGTTTGCAGAAGGTTTGTCCTCTGCTGCTGGACAGCTGATGTGTTGATCATACTCGCACCACTTATCATGATAGTAAATCTAGAATTCTGTGACTCGAATGTCATTGATTATTTCTTCTGTGATTCATATCCTATATTGAAGATATCATGCTCAGACACCTGGCTTTTAGAGCAGATGGTGATAACCTGTGCTGTACTGGCCTTCATCACAACCCTTCTGTGTGTTGTTCTGTCCTATATCTGCATTATCAAGACTATTCTACAATTCCCCTCTGCCCAGCAAAGAAAAAAGGCCTTTTCTACCTGTTCTTCTCACATGATTGTTGTTTCCATTACATATGGAAGCTGTATTTTCATCTATGTTAAACCTTCAGCAAAGGAATCAGTGGCTATTAATAAGAGTGTGACAGTGCTAATGACATCCATAGCTCCCATGTTGAACCCATTCATTTACACTCTGAGAAACAAACAAGTGAGACAAGCTTTCAGTGACTCATTCAAAAGAATTGCATTACCCTCAAAGAAGTAA